Proteins encoded together in one Planctopirus ephydatiae window:
- a CDS encoding alkaline phosphatase D family protein, which produces MPTDNTPEPLSREIRQGQIPLKWSRREIMAAGLGAVLWPTLSTWTEGAVLNRNYRLGPNPFGLGVASGDPQPTGAVLWTRILPDPLSDEPVEPVAIPVQWEVSHDEKFSKIVQKGTAVATPDMAHSVHVEVSGLDPDRWYFYRFLASGGASRTGRFRTMPRPEALSNRLRMAFASCQHFEQGLFTAYDHMSKEDLDLIFHLGDYIYEYKGKDRLVRKHRGNEIESIEDYRQRHAQYKSDEFLQAAHALCPWIVTWDDHEFDNNCAGYISEQKDVDPAKFLDRRANSYRAYYEHMPLPRACLPEGPHMALYRPATFGRLADFSVLDTRQYRSDQPCGDGNKPPCPESLSPSQTMLGPAQEKWLAQRLKASSSIWNVLAQQVMMGHVDRKAGEEVAYSMDQWPGYEVERQRILGFFDREKISNPIVLTGDIHSNWVNNLAPGQDDKAQAVATEFVVTSISSGGNGSQNLKYAQTVQDENPFVKFYNAERGYVSCEITPKSWTSNYQVVEYVDKPGAPLVTRASFAVESGKAGAQKI; this is translated from the coding sequence GTGCCCACCGATAACACCCCGGAGCCCTTATCGAGAGAAATTCGTCAAGGTCAGATCCCGCTGAAGTGGTCTCGGCGAGAGATCATGGCTGCTGGATTAGGTGCTGTCCTGTGGCCGACGTTATCGACATGGACTGAAGGGGCTGTTCTCAATCGCAATTATCGACTGGGACCGAATCCTTTTGGACTGGGTGTGGCTTCCGGTGATCCTCAACCCACTGGTGCTGTGCTTTGGACGCGTATTCTTCCCGATCCTCTGAGTGATGAGCCCGTTGAACCTGTGGCGATTCCTGTCCAATGGGAAGTCTCACACGACGAGAAGTTCTCGAAGATCGTGCAGAAGGGAACTGCCGTTGCCACTCCCGATATGGCACATTCGGTACATGTCGAAGTGAGCGGGTTAGATCCTGATCGATGGTACTTCTATCGCTTCCTCGCCTCTGGAGGTGCCAGTCGAACAGGCCGTTTTCGAACCATGCCCAGGCCCGAGGCTCTCAGCAACCGGTTGCGAATGGCGTTTGCATCCTGCCAGCACTTTGAGCAGGGCCTATTCACTGCGTATGACCACATGTCGAAAGAAGACCTCGATCTGATCTTTCATCTGGGGGATTACATTTATGAATACAAGGGGAAGGATCGTCTGGTGCGCAAGCATCGAGGCAATGAGATCGAATCGATCGAAGACTACCGACAGCGGCACGCTCAGTACAAAAGCGATGAATTTCTCCAGGCGGCTCACGCACTTTGCCCATGGATTGTGACCTGGGATGATCATGAATTCGATAACAATTGCGCGGGATACATTTCTGAGCAGAAAGATGTCGATCCTGCGAAATTTCTCGACCGGAGAGCGAACAGCTACCGGGCTTATTACGAGCATATGCCTTTACCTCGGGCCTGCCTGCCTGAGGGGCCGCATATGGCTCTTTATCGTCCCGCCACATTTGGCCGATTGGCCGATTTTTCTGTGCTGGATACGAGGCAGTACCGTTCGGATCAGCCCTGTGGGGATGGAAACAAACCTCCCTGCCCGGAATCGCTCTCGCCTTCGCAAACCATGCTGGGGCCTGCCCAGGAAAAGTGGCTGGCTCAGCGGCTCAAGGCCTCGTCGTCCATCTGGAATGTACTGGCTCAGCAGGTCATGATGGGGCATGTGGATCGCAAAGCCGGGGAAGAGGTGGCTTATAGCATGGATCAATGGCCAGGTTATGAAGTCGAGCGACAAAGAATTCTTGGTTTCTTTGATCGCGAGAAGATTTCCAATCCTATTGTTCTGACAGGTGATATTCACAGCAACTGGGTTAACAACCTGGCGCCAGGTCAGGATGATAAGGCCCAAGCTGTAGCCACTGAGTTTGTCGTGACATCGATCAGTTCTGGTGGGAATGGATCACAGAATCTGAAATATGCCCAAACTGTGCAGGATGAGAACCCTTTCGTGAAGTTCTACAATGCTGAGCGCGGGTATGTCAGTTGTGAGATCACTCCCAAGAGCTGGACGTCGAACTATCAGGTTGTTGAGTATGTCGACAAGCCCGGTGCACCACTGGTGACGCGTGCGAGCTTTGCCGTTGAAAGCGGTAAAGCCGGTGCCCAGAAGATCTAG
- a CDS encoding MotA/TolQ/ExbB proton channel family protein: MELNQIIEWAGNSIYAFQALGALVGGTLCVILFRQLATKRFRTHKEAEEFREECSQWIRDRNWEALIARCDAPPWWTKVLPQLLGLAASRTDIAPAEIRNFALDQFEREVQAELEHKVMWVNTVIKSEPMLGLLGTVAGMIAAFGKIASMQKSGTDPSMLANDISLALITTAVGLVIALPLMTAISAILIRVRKLQFEVDQILTPLLDQLAEARFAETQQKVRLSSSERQVERTR, from the coding sequence ATGGAGCTGAACCAAATCATCGAGTGGGCCGGGAACTCCATCTACGCCTTTCAGGCATTGGGAGCATTAGTCGGTGGGACATTGTGTGTGATTCTGTTTCGCCAACTGGCGACCAAACGTTTTCGCACACACAAAGAGGCGGAAGAGTTTCGCGAAGAATGCTCTCAATGGATTCGCGACCGCAATTGGGAAGCCTTGATAGCCCGTTGCGATGCACCACCCTGGTGGACAAAAGTTTTGCCTCAACTGTTGGGCCTGGCTGCCAGCCGGACGGACATCGCTCCCGCCGAGATCCGAAATTTTGCACTCGATCAGTTCGAGCGGGAAGTTCAGGCGGAACTTGAGCACAAAGTCATGTGGGTCAACACCGTCATCAAATCAGAACCCATGCTGGGGCTCTTGGGGACAGTTGCGGGGATGATTGCAGCTTTCGGAAAAATTGCTTCCATGCAAAAATCCGGGACCGATCCTTCCATGCTGGCCAACGATATCAGCCTGGCGCTCATCACCACCGCTGTTGGACTGGTGATTGCATTACCACTCATGACTGCGATTTCTGCCATCCTGATCCGTGTTCGCAAATTGCAGTTCGAAGTCGATCAGATCCTTACTCCACTCCTTGATCAGCTGGCAGAGGCCCGGTTTGCTGAAACCCAGCAAAAAGTACGTCTATCATCCAGCGAACGGCAGGTGGAACGTACCCGATGA
- a CDS encoding ExbD/TolR family protein, whose amino-acid sequence MNRPTQHEHSPSNKLESATGKLFDAQPPARAERVRRKSNNAALNSVELDITPMIDCVFLLLIFFMVSSTMQGTPDLDVPFAIHTQGVDSRQSTVLILRPGRNPGDRALITLEDSGQPISFAEIGQRVTDAVRNGQRNVVVKAEGDVAHGDVRDAMQAAAKVQGTSVFAGVREK is encoded by the coding sequence ATGAATCGGCCAACTCAACACGAACATTCCCCTTCGAACAAATTGGAAAGCGCAACGGGCAAATTGTTCGATGCCCAGCCACCAGCCCGGGCCGAACGAGTTCGTCGAAAGTCAAACAACGCGGCTCTCAACAGCGTCGAACTCGACATCACTCCCATGATCGATTGTGTCTTTCTGCTGCTGATCTTCTTTATGGTCTCGTCCACAATGCAGGGAACACCCGATCTCGACGTCCCCTTTGCGATTCACACGCAAGGCGTCGATAGCCGGCAGTCGACCGTACTGATTCTCAGGCCAGGCAGAAACCCGGGTGATCGCGCACTGATTACTCTTGAAGATTCCGGCCAGCCAATCTCATTTGCAGAAATTGGTCAACGGGTGACAGACGCTGTGCGAAACGGCCAGCGAAATGTCGTCGTCAAGGCCGAGGGGGACGTGGCCCACGGCGATGTCCGGGATGCCATGCAGGCTGCAGCAAAAGTCCAGGGCACCAGCGTGTTTGCCGGTGTACGGGAGAAGTAG
- a CDS encoding biopolymer transporter ExbD translates to MPIRFRCNACGHRLSITSSKQGQTTTCPICQSETTIPVEVDDLTNHTHEDIENNQPQAVDTEPSAEPPETAQRLPMAAKPRSIKRIPIDLEEMDLTPMVDVTFLLLIFFMITASFSLQKTIPFPTPDPQKSGGKASMQSLDDLLNQSILVEVSREGRITIDRRPIETDSRVLEEEFRLQMTRDNKQELVLTADPAAKHRLVITILDAANAAGLQKIRIVTAGSQVPLRVTRISPATNPTRTLTQTMTEGV, encoded by the coding sequence ATGCCCATACGCTTCCGCTGTAATGCCTGCGGGCATCGGTTATCAATCACCTCCAGTAAACAGGGGCAAACGACCACCTGTCCGATCTGCCAGAGTGAGACCACCATCCCCGTCGAAGTCGATGATCTTACCAATCATACTCACGAGGATATCGAAAACAATCAGCCTCAAGCAGTCGATACTGAACCCTCTGCAGAACCTCCGGAAACTGCTCAGCGTCTTCCCATGGCTGCTAAACCTCGATCGATCAAAAGGATTCCCATCGATCTGGAAGAGATGGATCTCACGCCGATGGTTGATGTTACCTTTCTGCTGCTCATTTTCTTCATGATCACAGCCTCCTTCAGCCTGCAGAAAACGATTCCATTCCCCACGCCTGACCCACAAAAGTCGGGCGGCAAAGCCTCAATGCAATCCCTCGATGATCTGCTCAACCAATCGATTCTTGTGGAAGTCAGTCGAGAAGGAAGAATCACGATTGATCGTCGACCGATTGAGACGGACTCTCGAGTCCTTGAAGAAGAGTTCCGCCTGCAAATGACTCGTGACAATAAACAGGAACTGGTTCTGACTGCTGACCCTGCGGCTAAGCACCGCCTGGTGATCACGATCCTCGATGCTGCCAATGCTGCAGGATTGCAGAAAATTCGGATCGTCACAGCCGGAAGTCAAGTGCCACTCAGAGTCACTCGAATTTCACCGGCTACTAATCCCACCCGGACGCTCACTCAAACCATGACGGAGGGAGTGTGA
- a CDS encoding outer membrane protein assembly factor BamB family protein — translation MPELVVVCPGTANRVLELTKTHPVMIGSLEFNEIVVPGDNVPAVVCRVSWNGSAFEVTVAGAPSVSVNGADVAQSELSAGDVISIGKVAIRYQDLQQHGMEKSVPAPEAQTLPKKSPRKGQPEQPVVIIEEESSTSLSDLPALPTRDNAVASRLAARESAGSPGGSFSEKPDLRQRGLKTAPALTRPGEEDLVRSPFVLGMAISVGLLIVAGLVTTFLIQQRSLEREFGLAELDFKEGRFSQAYEGFQKFSTNHPRAKRFKEARRYAWKAAIERELLGATPDFSQAMSHLQKWTVDDRDAEDFSSIRPDLLRAAERIATGSATASAANADAELLNISDEATRLIERYNDDRTSLTASLERLELLRKAANRALVRKNRLDTATSEIQSALKADQALKALAIHRQLLDHHPDLKKNQELNELLAEAIRLETKQVVERPVESLPQPDKPREAASVMPYFRQRSRSEDATSSLILPLRLQDSLVAIQPETGKLLWQYPLGKSNSPFAIPLAGNAERWLAWSEREQGLILFDSENGRPLWLCRTGQLAQGIPAQAENSLFVSLASGEVWRIDKETGRVTAALKFPQRLVTQPVLLRDATHLVAGGEQSLLYTFSRNPLQIVAATYLGHDKHTLTVPQLATGDLLLVGENDQLDSARLHVLSTGQPLQPLAIRQTLELPGLLMGAGKIRGSTLVLPLVGERLALFNVTDQPGMTPLTEVDGYPLQSNYNGPIELWFSPQDEIWMYGSRLKRFSTRSDGLSLLSGDSITGWAAGPITSFDRQVMIPRRASWTTGTTTSTVNLAGQPGNWKMISGGELLGSATAPDRLLTASEAGILSQWTTISHNESSVMESQVVIDLPPLENWQLFATPWSGKLVVTATRADSAGSSTRYWIYEGTSTLPPPRSIEGHLELAPLSLDGGIVLFQSGTATWLNPQTGQKSQVVQPQIATESDATLQRSWKCAAVLPDSIVVATKDGELWKLAMLQGQLTRIATIKLPDADVAQMASCGRYIAVLLRSGQVDHSGQLHLYLAETLDPRGTIELSDSESDNEIHALIGDEQSLIVSTSQGVEHFDLSGSFNSAMANQTTPHRWKIPSKQSHRLLAHFQDATIWIVTAPDQVQQVDRRSGKVLQRVQTQIQIDSLFVAFGKLFAASSDLAIELIANPTNHFIEDRQQTQNTSDPENRPAEGIEP, via the coding sequence ATGCCGGAGCTTGTCGTCGTCTGCCCAGGGACTGCCAATCGTGTTTTGGAACTCACCAAAACTCACCCTGTCATGATTGGCTCGCTGGAATTCAATGAAATTGTTGTACCAGGCGACAACGTTCCAGCAGTTGTCTGCCGGGTCAGCTGGAATGGCTCGGCATTCGAAGTCACTGTCGCCGGTGCTCCTTCTGTGAGTGTTAATGGAGCCGATGTCGCTCAGTCCGAACTCTCTGCAGGAGATGTGATCTCGATTGGCAAAGTGGCCATTCGGTATCAGGATTTACAGCAGCACGGGATGGAAAAGTCAGTGCCCGCTCCAGAGGCTCAAACACTCCCAAAAAAATCACCTCGGAAAGGGCAGCCTGAACAGCCAGTCGTCATTATTGAAGAAGAATCTTCCACCAGCCTGAGCGATCTTCCGGCACTTCCCACGCGAGATAACGCCGTCGCCAGTCGACTGGCAGCACGCGAGTCCGCTGGATCACCCGGAGGCAGTTTTTCGGAAAAACCTGATCTTCGTCAAAGAGGGCTTAAGACGGCTCCCGCACTTACCCGTCCGGGAGAAGAGGACCTTGTCAGATCGCCGTTCGTTCTGGGAATGGCCATCTCTGTGGGTTTACTCATCGTGGCAGGACTGGTCACGACTTTCCTGATTCAACAAAGATCTCTCGAGCGGGAATTCGGCCTCGCAGAACTCGACTTCAAAGAAGGGCGTTTCTCTCAGGCTTACGAAGGATTCCAGAAGTTCTCCACAAATCACCCCAGGGCCAAACGCTTCAAAGAAGCCAGACGCTACGCCTGGAAAGCAGCCATTGAACGCGAACTCCTCGGAGCGACTCCCGATTTTTCTCAGGCCATGTCCCATTTGCAGAAGTGGACTGTTGATGACCGGGATGCAGAAGACTTCAGCTCGATCAGACCAGATTTACTTCGTGCAGCCGAAAGAATTGCAACTGGTAGCGCCACAGCCTCTGCTGCTAATGCCGATGCCGAACTTCTGAACATTTCCGATGAAGCCACCCGACTGATCGAACGCTATAACGACGACCGGACATCTCTGACGGCTTCACTCGAACGCCTGGAACTGTTGCGAAAAGCCGCCAATCGCGCTCTGGTTCGAAAAAACCGTCTTGATACCGCTACCAGTGAGATCCAGTCCGCCTTAAAGGCAGATCAGGCTTTGAAAGCACTCGCCATTCATCGGCAACTGCTGGATCATCACCCGGATCTCAAGAAAAACCAGGAGTTGAACGAACTGCTTGCAGAAGCCATTCGACTCGAAACAAAACAGGTCGTTGAACGTCCTGTCGAGTCACTTCCTCAACCTGACAAACCTCGTGAAGCTGCCAGCGTCATGCCCTACTTCCGGCAGCGCAGCCGCAGCGAGGATGCCACCAGCAGTCTGATACTCCCACTGCGCTTGCAGGATTCATTAGTCGCCATTCAACCCGAAACCGGCAAACTTCTGTGGCAATATCCACTGGGAAAATCCAATTCCCCATTTGCGATCCCCTTAGCAGGGAATGCTGAGCGCTGGCTGGCATGGAGTGAGCGTGAACAGGGCCTCATTTTGTTCGACTCGGAAAATGGGCGGCCTTTATGGCTCTGTCGGACAGGTCAACTCGCTCAGGGGATTCCTGCGCAAGCGGAGAACTCGCTCTTCGTGAGCCTGGCCTCGGGAGAGGTCTGGCGGATCGATAAAGAAACAGGACGAGTGACTGCCGCCCTAAAGTTTCCGCAGAGACTCGTGACACAACCCGTATTGTTACGAGACGCGACTCATCTCGTCGCGGGCGGGGAACAGTCACTTCTCTACACCTTCAGCCGCAATCCTCTTCAGATCGTGGCAGCAACATACTTAGGTCATGACAAACACACGTTGACAGTCCCTCAACTGGCAACGGGAGATTTACTCCTCGTGGGAGAGAATGACCAACTCGACTCAGCCAGATTGCACGTACTGTCCACCGGGCAACCCCTACAGCCCCTGGCAATCAGGCAAACTTTGGAATTGCCCGGTCTGCTCATGGGAGCTGGGAAAATTCGTGGATCAACGCTTGTATTGCCCCTCGTCGGCGAACGACTGGCTCTCTTCAACGTCACCGATCAACCCGGCATGACTCCTCTGACGGAAGTGGATGGCTATCCTTTACAATCGAACTACAACGGGCCGATTGAACTCTGGTTCTCACCACAAGATGAAATCTGGATGTACGGTTCCCGGTTGAAACGATTCTCCACTCGTTCCGATGGGCTCAGCCTGCTCTCAGGAGATTCCATCACAGGGTGGGCTGCCGGTCCCATCACCAGCTTTGATCGACAGGTCATGATCCCCCGCAGAGCTTCGTGGACGACCGGAACAACCACCAGCACGGTCAATCTGGCTGGTCAGCCCGGAAACTGGAAAATGATCTCCGGTGGAGAGTTACTCGGGTCAGCCACCGCCCCAGATCGATTGCTCACTGCCAGTGAAGCCGGCATTCTTTCCCAATGGACAACGATTTCTCATAACGAGTCTTCCGTCATGGAATCGCAGGTCGTGATTGACTTGCCACCTCTGGAAAATTGGCAATTGTTCGCCACTCCCTGGAGTGGCAAACTCGTGGTCACAGCCACCAGAGCTGACTCTGCTGGGTCTTCAACCCGCTACTGGATCTATGAAGGGACATCGACACTTCCACCACCGCGATCCATCGAAGGTCATCTTGAGTTAGCCCCATTGTCGCTCGATGGCGGAATTGTTCTTTTCCAATCTGGAACTGCCACCTGGCTCAATCCCCAAACGGGCCAGAAATCGCAAGTCGTCCAGCCACAGATTGCGACCGAGAGTGATGCAACCTTGCAGAGAAGCTGGAAGTGCGCGGCCGTATTACCAGATTCCATCGTGGTCGCGACAAAAGATGGTGAACTCTGGAAACTGGCCATGCTCCAGGGTCAATTGACACGCATCGCGACAATCAAGTTGCCTGACGCAGATGTTGCTCAAATGGCGAGCTGCGGCCGCTATATCGCAGTTCTTTTGCGTTCGGGACAAGTCGATCACTCAGGTCAGCTTCATTTGTATCTGGCTGAAACACTCGACCCGCGCGGAACAATTGAACTTTCAGATTCTGAATCTGACAACGAAATTCATGCCCTCATCGGTGATGAACAATCGCTGATCGTGTCGACCAGTCAAGGAGTCGAACACTTTGATTTGAGCGGCAGTTTTAACTCAGCGATGGCCAACCAGACGACACCGCATCGCTGGAAGATCCCTTCAAAACAGTCACATCGATTACTGGCACACTTTCAAGACGCAACGATCTGGATTGTCACTGCACCCGATCAGGTTCAGCAGGTGGATCGTCGCTCAGGAAAAGTATTGCAAAGGGTTCAGACTCAAATCCAGATTGATTCGCTATTTGTTGCCTTTGGAAAACTCTTTGCAGCCTCCAGCGATCTGGCCATCGAGTTGATCGCCAACCCCACCAATCATTTTATTGAAGATCGGCAGCAGACACAGAACACGAGTGATCCTGAAAATCGACCTGCTGAAGGGATCGAGCCATGA
- the aroC gene encoding chorismate synthase: MAGNSFGQAFRITTAGESHGPGNVVIVDGVPAGIPLTVDDLLIDLNRRRPGQSHITTQRDEADLPEILAGVFEGQTTGTSIAILIRNTDQRSKDYGNIQDVYRPGHADFTLDAKYGFRDYRGGGRSSARETTARVAAGAIAKKLLAHALGAQVIGYVHQVGSIVAEVPHPESVTLQQVEYLADGTPNIIRCPDEATGSRMIALIEEVRKQQDSIGGAATIVATGIPAGLGEPVFDKLKADLAKALFSLPAVLGVEYGIGFGCATMRGSANNDYFVPKDSFDASTSAIPAIDNITTQTNRHGGMLGGISSGQAIILRAAVKPTSSLPLEQPTVTRAGEATTIRTKGRHDPCLLPRFIPMAEAMVAIVLADHWLRWCGQKNWKSAT, encoded by the coding sequence ATGGCAGGAAACAGTTTTGGGCAAGCATTTCGCATCACGACCGCTGGCGAGAGCCACGGGCCAGGGAACGTTGTCATTGTCGATGGCGTTCCCGCGGGAATTCCACTGACGGTCGATGATCTCCTGATCGATCTCAATCGCCGTCGCCCTGGGCAGAGCCACATCACCACACAGCGAGATGAAGCTGACTTGCCCGAGATTCTCGCGGGTGTCTTTGAAGGACAGACGACAGGCACCAGCATTGCCATCCTCATTCGCAACACGGATCAGCGAAGCAAGGATTACGGCAACATTCAGGATGTCTACCGTCCCGGTCATGCCGATTTCACCCTGGATGCCAAGTATGGATTTCGAGACTACCGGGGCGGTGGAAGGTCAAGTGCCCGCGAAACCACAGCGCGCGTCGCAGCAGGGGCTATTGCCAAAAAGCTCCTCGCCCACGCATTGGGAGCCCAGGTGATTGGCTATGTCCATCAGGTGGGATCGATTGTCGCTGAAGTGCCTCATCCAGAATCAGTCACACTGCAGCAGGTTGAGTATCTGGCTGATGGAACGCCGAACATTATCCGTTGCCCTGATGAAGCCACTGGCAGCCGGATGATTGCACTCATTGAAGAAGTGCGTAAGCAACAGGATTCAATTGGCGGTGCGGCCACAATTGTGGCTACTGGAATCCCTGCAGGACTGGGGGAACCTGTCTTCGATAAGCTGAAAGCCGATCTCGCAAAAGCTCTCTTCAGTCTCCCTGCGGTTCTGGGTGTGGAGTACGGCATTGGATTCGGCTGTGCCACCATGCGCGGGAGTGCCAACAACGATTACTTTGTCCCCAAAGATTCATTTGACGCTTCGACTTCCGCGATTCCTGCGATTGATAACATCACCACACAAACGAATCGTCATGGCGGGATGCTGGGGGGCATTTCGAGTGGTCAGGCCATCATTCTGCGTGCTGCTGTCAAGCCCACCAGCAGCCTGCCACTAGAGCAGCCCACCGTAACGCGGGCCGGTGAGGCCACGACAATACGCACCAAAGGGCGGCATGATCCTTGCCTTCTGCCGAGATTCATCCCCATGGCTGAAGCGATGGTCGCGATTGTGCTGGCCGATCATTGGCTCAGGTGGTGCGGGCAGAAAAACTGGAAGTCTGCCACTTAG
- a CDS encoding secondary thiamine-phosphate synthase enzyme YjbQ, with product MNIRHAFIQLAARPRGCHLVTDEVVSQLEALPSSGDGLLFVFIMHTSASLTINENADRDVRTDFEMSLNRLVPENWPYVHTLEGADDMPAHVKASLMGSSVTIPVVRGRLALGTWQGIYLCEHRDHGGSRRLSLTLMTSQ from the coding sequence ATGAATATCCGCCATGCGTTCATTCAACTCGCCGCCAGACCTCGCGGCTGCCACCTCGTGACCGATGAAGTCGTCTCTCAACTCGAGGCCTTGCCAAGTTCTGGCGACGGGCTCTTGTTTGTGTTCATCATGCATACTTCGGCCTCTCTCACCATCAATGAGAATGCTGATCGAGACGTCCGTACTGACTTCGAAATGTCACTTAACCGATTGGTACCCGAGAACTGGCCTTACGTTCATACGCTGGAAGGAGCAGACGATATGCCTGCCCATGTCAAAGCCTCTCTGATGGGTTCCAGCGTGACAATTCCAGTCGTTCGCGGCCGATTGGCACTCGGAACCTGGCAAGGCATTTATCTCTGTGAACATCGCGACCACGGTGGTTCTCGACGCTTGTCGCTGACGCTGATGACTTCGCAATGA